One Owenweeksia hongkongensis DSM 17368 genomic region harbors:
- a CDS encoding trimeric intracellular cation channel family protein, which translates to MESTLFEILDTIGIFAFAMSGATLAIKKRFDVFGIFVLAFVTAVGGGTLRDLLIGTNAVSWIRDNQLIYTVTAGAIAAIILFKIIHRLNLFVYIFDAIGLGLFTIAGIEKGQILELNMFMCIALGAISATFGGVLRDILSGEKPMLLTRKEIYASASIAGGFVYFGLAALGISNQITAFAAVLFIIFVRIITHQYDIRMPELYREESVE; encoded by the coding sequence ATGGAGTCTACCTTATTTGAAATTCTTGATACTATCGGAATCTTTGCCTTTGCTATGAGTGGCGCCACTCTGGCCATTAAAAAACGATTTGACGTTTTCGGAATTTTCGTTTTAGCCTTTGTAACAGCTGTTGGTGGAGGCACTCTTCGAGATTTGCTAATAGGAACCAATGCAGTTTCCTGGATTAGGGATAATCAACTTATTTATACCGTTACAGCAGGTGCCATAGCAGCTATTATTCTCTTTAAGATTATCCATCGGCTCAATTTGTTCGTTTATATTTTTGACGCTATTGGCCTTGGGCTTTTTACAATTGCCGGAATAGAAAAAGGACAGATTCTGGAGCTCAACATGTTTATGTGCATAGCACTGGGAGCCATATCGGCAACTTTTGGAGGTGTGCTTCGTGATATATTGAGCGGAGAAAAGCCGATGCTCCTTACGCGAAAGGAAATATATGCGAGTGCCAGTATAGCTGGAGGCTTTGTTTATTTTGGATTAGCAGCCCTTGGAATTTCAAATCAAATCACAGCTTTTGCAGCAGTGCTATTTATAATCTTCGTTCGCATAATCACACATCAATACGATATACGCATGCCGGAATTATATAGGGAGGAAAGTGTTGAATAG
- a CDS encoding HNH endonuclease family protein has protein sequence MHVAFEVMNNRGKVLSILELLKNRLIFLTTKYNIEEYERVDLRRKINDCWKSVYHHLGKNKQKPLDDDKFLYNHFLISFSSEIISNDEAIPTEYNSHFRKIHRAYRNDFSSYLLDEKFTLKNIDKPNFNQHISNESSSGNGAKSLSVKDIYNYANSLQRSVESWYYLFNPIENKYILEEERMWLDRLERIGFSDYAPLLMLIYQKESDAKKRLGLLRVIEREKFVLSLLGFYFRYAIFGPQESSALILATEYSNETKSVEEVTEILNHRIQKLLQNEISFENLVSEFKNGFYSWSGIRYFLFEYEQHLKSGSKTNTSKINWVEFTQEKTDYISVEHIYPQNSRKKCWQTDYSTYTSAQKNKLKNSLGNLLPLSKPKNSSLQDKCFIDKRDNAETTVSYRFGSYSEIEVSKEDSWTPIHILERGLSLLEFMEKRWRIKLGDRAGKVRLLNLGFLENNE, from the coding sequence GTGCACGTAGCTTTTGAAGTGATGAATAACAGAGGAAAAGTCCTCTCCATTCTGGAATTACTAAAAAATAGGCTAATTTTCCTAACAACCAAGTACAATATTGAAGAATACGAAAGAGTCGACCTAAGAAGAAAGATAAATGATTGCTGGAAATCTGTTTACCATCATCTTGGCAAAAACAAGCAAAAACCACTTGATGATGATAAATTTTTATATAATCATTTCTTAATCAGCTTTTCATCTGAAATTATTTCAAATGACGAGGCTATACCTACAGAATATAATTCACACTTTAGAAAAATTCATCGCGCTTACAGAAATGATTTCAGTAGCTATTTGCTTGATGAGAAGTTTACCCTAAAGAACATTGATAAACCAAATTTCAATCAGCACATTTCCAATGAATCCTCGTCTGGGAATGGAGCAAAGTCACTTTCAGTAAAGGATATTTATAATTATGCTAATAGTTTGCAGCGATCAGTTGAATCTTGGTATTACCTTTTCAACCCTATCGAGAATAAATATATTCTTGAGGAAGAGCGAATGTGGTTAGATAGACTCGAAAGAATAGGTTTTTCTGATTATGCTCCTCTACTAATGCTAATTTATCAAAAGGAATCTGATGCGAAAAAAAGACTTGGCCTTCTTAGGGTGATTGAGCGCGAAAAGTTTGTTTTGTCATTATTAGGCTTCTACTTCAGATACGCCATTTTTGGCCCTCAAGAATCAAGTGCATTAATTTTGGCTACCGAATATTCAAATGAAACCAAATCCGTTGAAGAGGTAACGGAAATACTTAACCATCGTATTCAAAAACTACTTCAAAATGAGATCTCATTTGAAAACTTGGTTAGCGAATTTAAGAATGGTTTTTACAGTTGGTCTGGGATACGTTATTTTCTTTTTGAGTATGAGCAACATTTGAAAAGTGGATCTAAAACAAATACGTCAAAAATAAACTGGGTAGAATTTACACAAGAAAAGACTGACTACATTAGTGTCGAACACATCTATCCACAGAATAGCAGAAAAAAATGTTGGCAGACAGATTACAGTACATACACTAGTGCCCAAAAAAATAAACTTAAAAATTCCCTGGGTAATCTACTACCCCTATCTAAACCGAAAAATTCAAGTCTTCAAGATAAATGCTTTATTGACAAGAGAGATAACGCTGAAACGACTGTTAGTTATAGATTTGGTTCATACTCAGAAATAGAAGTTTCAAAAGAAGATTCTTGGACACCTATCCATATTCTTGAAAGAGGTCTGTCTCTTTTAGAATTCATGGAAAAAAGATGGAGAATAAAGCTTGGCGATCGCGCAGGTAAAGTTCGACTTCTTAACCTTGGATTTCTGGAAAATAATGAATGA
- a CDS encoding DUF262 domain-containing protein, with translation MDNQLKSLSKLFTERLLRIPDYQRGYAWTNKQLKDFWADIVQLENGQNHYVGVLTFEDVPPIDYKTWDDDEWIISSKNFEPFYVVDGQQRLTTSLILIQSILESIDQNATLGYLTLSEIKKRYIFDSQPDGISGSYIFGYHKDNPSYEFLKTKIFNNN, from the coding sequence ATGGATAATCAACTAAAGTCACTTTCTAAGTTATTCACTGAACGATTACTAAGAATCCCGGACTATCAGAGGGGATATGCTTGGACAAATAAACAACTAAAAGATTTTTGGGCCGATATTGTTCAACTAGAAAACGGTCAAAACCATTACGTTGGTGTTCTCACTTTTGAAGATGTGCCACCCATCGATTATAAGACATGGGATGATGACGAATGGATTATTTCATCCAAAAACTTTGAACCTTTTTATGTTGTCGATGGCCAACAGCGATTAACTACCTCATTAATACTAATTCAGTCCATTCTTGAAAGTATCGACCAAAATGCAACTTTAGGATATTTGACATTATCAGAAATTAAGAAAAGATACATATTCGATAGCCAGCCAGATGGCATATCAGGATCCTACATTTTTGGTTACCATAAGGATAATCCAAGCTATGAGTTTCTAAAAACAAAAATCTTCAACAATAATTAA
- a CDS encoding acyl-CoA carboxylase subunit beta, whose product MAQDLEFNKNEDKLKLMVSDIKQKLEKIHLGGGEKRIEKHKAKGKMTARERVAYLLDKNRPQIEIGAFAGYDMYAEHGGCPGGGVVVVMGYVKGRICLVVANDATVKAGAWFPITGKKNLRAQEIAMENKIPIIYLVDSAGVYLPMQDEIFPDKEHFGRIFRNNAIMSSMGITQISAIMGSCVAGGAYLPIMSDEALIVNKTGSIFLAGSYLVKAAIGENIDNETLGGATTHCEISGVTDYKSEDDPDALRTIQTIMDKIGESNKAGFSRTEPAKPAKDEKEIYGLLPVDRTKQYDMKAIIERLVDNSEFEEYKEGYGKTIVTGYARIDGWAVGIVANNREMIKTKTGEMQFGGVIYSDSADKASRFIANCNQKKIPLVFLQDVSGFMVGSRSEHGGIIKDGAKMVSTMANSVVPKFTIIIGNSYGAGNYAMCGKAYDPRLIVAWPTANLAVMGGAQAAKVLLQIETASLKAKGEEITPEVEKELLDRITASYEKQTKPEYAAARLWTDAIIDPLQTRTWISMGIEAANQAPIEKAYNPGVIQA is encoded by the coding sequence ATGGCACAAGACCTGGAATTCAACAAGAACGAAGACAAACTGAAACTAATGGTTTCAGATATAAAGCAAAAACTTGAGAAAATTCACCTTGGTGGTGGCGAAAAGCGAATCGAGAAGCACAAGGCAAAAGGTAAAATGACCGCGCGTGAGCGCGTGGCTTATTTGCTGGATAAAAACCGTCCACAGATTGAGATTGGTGCTTTTGCCGGATATGATATGTATGCCGAGCATGGCGGCTGCCCCGGTGGTGGCGTAGTGGTAGTGATGGGTTATGTAAAAGGACGCATTTGCCTGGTGGTAGCCAATGATGCCACAGTAAAAGCGGGAGCCTGGTTCCCCATTACAGGTAAGAAAAACCTACGTGCTCAGGAGATCGCGATGGAAAACAAAATTCCTATTATTTATCTGGTAGATAGCGCTGGTGTGTATTTGCCAATGCAGGATGAAATCTTCCCGGATAAGGAACATTTCGGACGTATTTTCCGCAATAATGCCATTATGAGCTCTATGGGTATTACCCAGATTTCGGCCATTATGGGAAGCTGCGTGGCCGGTGGTGCCTACCTCCCTATTATGAGTGATGAAGCACTTATCGTAAATAAAACAGGAAGCATTTTCCTTGCTGGTTCGTACCTGGTAAAAGCCGCTATTGGCGAAAATATTGACAATGAAACTTTGGGTGGAGCTACTACCCATTGTGAAATTTCGGGTGTGACGGATTATAAAAGCGAGGATGACCCTGATGCTTTGAGAACCATCCAAACTATAATGGATAAGATTGGTGAATCTAACAAAGCAGGATTTAGCCGTACTGAGCCTGCCAAACCCGCCAAAGACGAAAAAGAAATTTACGGACTGCTACCGGTAGACCGCACCAAGCAGTATGATATGAAAGCAATCATAGAGCGCTTGGTAGACAATAGCGAATTTGAAGAATACAAGGAAGGTTACGGAAAAACCATAGTTACCGGATACGCCCGCATTGACGGCTGGGCTGTAGGTATAGTGGCCAACAACCGCGAAATGATAAAAACCAAAACTGGCGAAATGCAGTTTGGCGGTGTGATTTACTCTGACAGTGCCGACAAGGCTTCACGCTTTATTGCCAACTGTAACCAAAAGAAAATCCCACTGGTATTCCTTCAGGATGTATCAGGATTTATGGTAGGATCGCGCAGCGAGCATGGTGGTATCATTAAAGATGGCGCCAAGATGGTGAGTACCATGGCAAACTCGGTGGTACCTAAGTTTACCATCATTATTGGAAACAGCTACGGTGCCGGAAACTACGCCATGTGTGGAAAAGCCTATGACCCACGCCTTATTGTGGCCTGGCCTACTGCTAACCTTGCAGTAATGGGTGGAGCGCAAGCCGCCAAAGTATTGCTACAAATAGAAACCGCCAGCCTAAAAGCCAAAGGCGAAGAAATTACTCCTGAGGTAGAAAAGGAACTTTTAGACCGCATTACGGCTAGCTACGAAAAGCAAACTAAGCCGGAGTACGCTGCTGCACGACTTTGGACCGATGCCATTATCGATCCACTGCAAACCCGCACCTGGATTAGTATGGGAATTGAAGCCGCGAATCAGGCTCCTATTGAAAAGGCTTATAACCCTGGGGTGATACAGGCGTAA